The Aggregatilinea lenta genome includes a region encoding these proteins:
- a CDS encoding LacI family DNA-binding transcriptional regulator codes for MRTPTIRDVAKRAGVGVGTVSRVLNGSDQVREITRQRVLVAIDELDFSPNSAARQLSGGKTFTIGVVSPFFTFPSFVERLSGIQDVLDGTDYDLTLYSIRSTAQLRRRLAGLVLQNRVDGLFILALPISEEETYDANPDLPIVVVDDTVHVRRYPHLLIDNFRGGQMATDYLLKHGHTRLGFIGDRVEEESFGFTSARDRFDGFKDRLQATGLPVNPNWCRFCLHGEDHARQAAREILSQPERPTAIFAAIDTLAFGVLGAASDLDLRVPEDLAVIGFDDIQAAGFAKLTTVRQHLFQSGQLSAQLMLDWLRTGYVPADRWTLTMPLEIVDRSTV; via the coding sequence ATGCGGACCCCAACGATTCGTGATGTCGCCAAGCGTGCCGGTGTCGGCGTGGGTACAGTCTCCCGCGTGCTGAACGGCAGCGATCAGGTGCGCGAAATTACCCGCCAGCGCGTGCTGGTCGCGATCGACGAGCTGGACTTCAGCCCCAACAGCGCGGCGCGGCAGCTCTCGGGCGGCAAAACGTTCACCATCGGCGTCGTCAGTCCCTTCTTTACGTTCCCCTCCTTCGTCGAGCGCCTGTCCGGCATCCAGGATGTGCTCGATGGAACCGACTATGACCTGACCCTCTACAGCATCCGCTCGACCGCACAACTCCGGCGTCGTTTGGCCGGGCTGGTGCTGCAAAACCGCGTTGACGGGCTGTTCATCCTGGCGCTGCCCATCTCAGAAGAAGAAACCTACGACGCCAACCCCGACCTGCCGATCGTGGTCGTGGACGACACGGTGCACGTCCGGCGCTACCCGCACCTGCTGATCGACAACTTCCGTGGTGGCCAGATGGCGACCGACTACCTGCTAAAGCACGGGCATACCCGCCTGGGCTTCATCGGCGACCGGGTGGAGGAAGAATCGTTCGGCTTCACCAGTGCGCGTGACCGCTTCGACGGGTTCAAGGACCGGCTGCAAGCTACCGGGCTGCCCGTCAACCCGAACTGGTGCCGCTTCTGTCTGCATGGTGAAGACCATGCCCGGCAGGCGGCGCGCGAGATCCTCAGCCAGCCGGAGCGGCCCACGGCGATCTTCGCCGCCATCGACACGCTGGCCTTCGGCGTGCTCGGTGCCGCGTCCGACCTGGACCTGCGCGTCCCTGAAGACCTGGCTGTGATCGGCTTCGACGATATCCAGGCGGCGGGCTTTGCCAAGCTCACCACCGTACGCCAGCACCTGTTCCAGAGCGGGCAGCTCAGCGCGCAGCTCATGCTCGACTGGCTGCGCACCGGGTACGTG
- a CDS encoding alpha/beta fold hydrolase produces the protein MFRKSFVILLALLMVAGVASAQDGPDLPAAPGELVDIGGYSLHIYCEGEGGPTVIIDAGLGDSSLRVRALQDSIAEFTQVCAYDRAGYAWSDAGPEPRTSQQIVDELALLLDGAGLEGPFVLVGHSFGGLNVNLFASEHPDLVAGVVLVDSSHPDQMNQMSEIPEVTALDAMEMDMYAGLAEQAEAGELAVEDVAPMMPADLAEDLQADWAALFIQPKNLEAPVAEFDSLDESLAQVAESDDLGDIPLIVIAHGLKNSEVIPAEVLDAYGITAEALDTFDEIWRGLQEDLATRSTESQLIVADESTHYVYLMQPDIVIDAVQELVDAAQ, from the coding sequence ATGTTCCGCAAATCGTTCGTGATCCTGCTGGCTTTACTCATGGTGGCCGGGGTCGCCTCGGCGCAAGATGGGCCGGACCTTCCGGCTGCGCCCGGCGAGCTGGTGGACATCGGCGGCTATTCACTGCACATTTACTGCGAGGGCGAGGGCGGCCCAACGGTGATCATTGACGCCGGGCTGGGCGACAGTTCACTGCGCGTCCGCGCGCTGCAAGACTCGATCGCGGAGTTCACGCAGGTCTGCGCCTACGACCGCGCCGGGTACGCCTGGAGCGATGCCGGTCCTGAGCCGCGCACCAGCCAACAGATCGTTGACGAGCTGGCGCTGCTGCTGGACGGGGCCGGGCTGGAAGGGCCGTTCGTGTTGGTCGGGCACTCGTTCGGCGGCCTGAACGTGAATTTGTTCGCCAGCGAGCATCCCGATCTGGTGGCGGGCGTGGTACTGGTCGATTCGTCGCACCCGGACCAGATGAACCAGATGAGCGAGATTCCCGAAGTGACGGCGCTCGACGCGATGGAAATGGACATGTACGCGGGGCTGGCCGAACAGGCCGAAGCGGGTGAGCTGGCGGTCGAGGACGTCGCGCCGATGATGCCGGCAGATCTGGCCGAGGACCTGCAGGCAGACTGGGCTGCGCTGTTCATCCAGCCCAAGAACCTGGAAGCGCCGGTCGCGGAGTTCGATTCGCTGGACGAAAGTTTGGCGCAGGTGGCGGAGAGCGACGATCTGGGCGACATCCCGCTGATCGTCATCGCGCATGGCCTCAAGAACAGCGAGGTCATCCCCGCCGAAGTGCTGGACGCCTACGGCATCACCGCCGAGGCGCTGGACACGTTCGATGAGATCTGGCGCGGGCTGCAGGAAGATCTGGCGACGCGCTCGACCGAGAGCCAGCTCATCGTCGCGGACGAAAGCACGCACTACGTCTACCTGATGCAGCCGGACATCGTGATCGATGCCGTGCAGGAGCTGGTGGACGCGGCCCAATAG
- a CDS encoding cysteine hydrolase family protein, whose protein sequence is MKTALLLVDIQNDYFPGGKMALVASDAAGEVAGRLLAFFRQHDLPVVHIQHIGIRPSATFFLPGTEGAEIHASVKPLDGETVIVKHYPNSFRETPLLEHLHALGIERLVIAGMMTHMCVHAAARAAVDFGFECWVAQDACATRDLTLDGRTVVAADVHTAFLAALNQAYGKVMPAETIMQTLEEALPTVAG, encoded by the coding sequence ATGAAGACCGCCCTGCTGTTGGTCGATATCCAGAACGATTATTTCCCCGGCGGCAAGATGGCGTTGGTCGCCAGCGACGCGGCGGGTGAGGTCGCCGGGCGGCTGCTGGCCTTCTTCCGCCAGCACGACCTGCCCGTGGTGCACATCCAGCACATCGGCATCCGCCCCAGCGCGACGTTCTTTCTGCCGGGTACGGAGGGCGCGGAGATTCACGCCTCGGTGAAGCCGCTCGACGGCGAGACGGTGATCGTGAAGCATTACCCCAACAGCTTCCGCGAGACGCCGCTGCTGGAACACCTGCACGCGCTGGGAATCGAACGGCTGGTGATCGCGGGCATGATGACGCACATGTGCGTCCATGCGGCGGCGCGTGCGGCGGTCGATTTCGGCTTCGAGTGCTGGGTGGCGCAAGATGCCTGCGCCACACGCGACTTGACGCTGGATGGGCGGACCGTCGTCGCGGCGGACGTGCACACGGCGTTCCTGGCCGCGCTGAACCAGGCTTACGGCAAGGTAATGCCCGCCGAGACGATCATGCAAACGCTCGAAGAGGCGCTGCCCACCGTCGCCGGATAG
- a CDS encoding PAS domain S-box protein encodes MKILYVEDNPHDVDLTQRNLRRLMQNVYLDNAPTLADARAYLSQPDPYDVLLIDLALPDGSGLDLLREVRQQELPIAVVILTGSGNEEAAVNALKAGADDYVVKRKNYLDQLPLSLKTALSNFNAEAQRRSHPIRVLYIEDDPIDLDLTRRHLARHAPHILLDVTHQAADVLQLLDPAPLTPLPYDLLLLDYQLGDLNALDLLKALQQNREFKMPVLLITGQGNEEIATQALRLGAADYLVKHERYLLQLPAALENAYYRSQLVQEQKALRESEARYRRLAENAQDIIYRYRLGPEPGFDYVNPAVAAITGYAPDDYYANPELTAQIFRPFDLPQAESDHDLTILNDPRAIQLENKAGDLIWVEIRHVPVHDEQGRLIAIEGIARDVTEREQVQARLRDSEETFRLLFAANPHPMWVYDLETLRFLEVNESAIAHYGFSRDEFLCMHLADIRPQEDVERLLADAKDNRPVLQRSGEWRHKLKDGRIIDVEITSHTLTFGRHAAALVVAQDITERVRAQRAEREQRVLAEALRDTAAALSSAPDLETMMISILENVARVAPHDAANIMLLEGGQARPAYWRGYPPELEALLREFVLPLAEAPNLQEMFVSNKPFLVPYTENYPGWFLDPLTSWVRSHVAVPIRSHGLVLGFVNLDSATPGFFTKTHVQRLQAFADQTSIAIERAQLYEEIRSHASLLEQRVAERTTEVQRSEARYRAIVEDQIDMVCRYLPGGILTFVNRAYCTMFNTTDDEIIGTSWFLQLPEPERTRLQQHVASIHHGMPIGSIEMFMTLPSGGVQWISWVTRMLFDEMGNFVEYQTVGRDITQLKQAAEQLRQTLEREMELNELKSRFVSMASHEFRTPLAVIQSTSDLLKHYGSRMNGAEQAESFSRITSSINTMIELMDDVLTVTMSESGKLEFRPTLVNLRAFCQERVAEFQQTIGSQHQLDFTASGNCTHIITDSKLLRHIVGNLLSNAIKYSPAGSRVSLEMTCTPNDIMLRVEDEGIGIPSADQAHLFELFHRASNVGGTPGTGLGLAIVKQSVNLCRGSITFESEVGRGTAFTVTLPQPANWESDR; translated from the coding sequence ATCTGACGCAGCGCAACCTGCGCCGCCTCATGCAGAATGTCTACCTCGATAACGCGCCGACTCTGGCCGACGCGCGCGCGTATCTCTCTCAGCCAGACCCGTACGACGTGCTGTTAATCGATCTGGCCCTGCCAGACGGGAGCGGCCTGGATCTGCTGCGTGAAGTGCGACAGCAAGAGCTGCCCATCGCAGTTGTGATCCTGACCGGCTCCGGAAACGAAGAGGCCGCCGTCAACGCACTGAAAGCAGGCGCAGACGACTATGTGGTCAAACGCAAGAACTACCTGGACCAACTGCCGCTGTCGCTCAAAACGGCGCTGAGCAATTTCAATGCGGAGGCACAGCGCAGGTCGCACCCGATCCGGGTGCTGTACATCGAAGATGACCCGATCGATCTGGATCTGACCCGCCGCCACCTGGCCCGGCACGCACCGCATATTTTGCTCGACGTTACGCATCAGGCCGCCGACGTGCTCCAGTTGCTCGACCCCGCGCCGCTCACCCCCCTCCCCTACGATTTGCTGCTGCTTGATTACCAGCTCGGCGATCTGAACGCACTGGACCTGTTGAAAGCCCTCCAGCAAAACCGCGAATTCAAGATGCCGGTGCTGCTGATCACCGGGCAGGGCAACGAGGAAATCGCCACCCAAGCCCTGCGCCTGGGCGCTGCCGATTATCTGGTCAAGCACGAGCGCTACCTGCTCCAACTGCCGGCTGCGCTCGAAAATGCCTACTACCGCAGCCAGTTGGTGCAGGAACAAAAAGCGCTCCGAGAGAGCGAGGCGCGTTACCGGCGGCTGGCTGAAAACGCGCAGGACATCATCTACCGCTATCGCCTGGGGCCAGAACCGGGGTTCGACTACGTCAACCCCGCAGTGGCCGCCATCACCGGCTATGCTCCCGACGACTACTACGCCAACCCGGAATTAACGGCCCAGATCTTTCGCCCATTCGATCTGCCGCAAGCGGAATCCGACCACGACCTGACAATTCTCAACGATCCTCGCGCGATCCAGTTGGAGAACAAGGCAGGCGATTTGATCTGGGTCGAGATCCGCCATGTGCCGGTCCACGACGAGCAAGGTCGCCTGATTGCCATCGAAGGGATCGCACGCGACGTCACAGAGCGCGAGCAGGTCCAGGCGCGGCTGCGCGACAGTGAGGAAACGTTCCGGCTGCTGTTCGCGGCAAATCCACACCCGATGTGGGTGTACGACCTCGAAACGCTGCGATTTCTGGAGGTCAACGAATCGGCGATCGCGCACTACGGCTTTTCACGGGACGAGTTTCTTTGCATGCATCTGGCCGATATTCGCCCCCAGGAGGATGTCGAGCGGCTGCTGGCCGACGCCAAAGATAATCGCCCCGTGCTGCAGCGATCCGGCGAGTGGCGTCACAAGCTGAAGGATGGGCGGATCATCGACGTGGAAATTACGTCCCATACCCTGACCTTTGGCAGGCACGCAGCCGCCCTGGTCGTCGCCCAGGACATCACCGAGCGCGTGCGCGCGCAGCGTGCCGAGCGCGAGCAGCGTGTGCTGGCTGAGGCTCTGCGCGACACCGCCGCCGCATTGAGCAGCGCCCCCGATCTCGAAACCATGATGATCAGCATTCTGGAAAACGTTGCACGGGTGGCACCGCATGACGCCGCCAACATCATGCTGCTTGAAGGGGGGCAGGCGCGCCCGGCCTACTGGCGCGGCTACCCACCGGAATTGGAAGCCCTGCTGCGCGAGTTCGTCCTGCCGCTGGCCGAAGCGCCCAACCTGCAAGAAATGTTCGTCAGCAACAAGCCGTTCCTGGTCCCTTACACCGAGAACTATCCCGGCTGGTTTCTCGATCCCCTGACGTCCTGGGTGCGGTCGCACGTGGCCGTTCCCATCCGGTCGCACGGGCTGGTGCTTGGCTTCGTCAACCTCGACAGTGCAACGCCGGGCTTCTTCACCAAAACACACGTGCAGCGGTTGCAAGCGTTTGCGGACCAGACATCCATCGCCATCGAGCGCGCGCAGTTGTACGAAGAGATCCGCTCGCACGCCTCCCTGTTGGAGCAGCGCGTTGCCGAGCGCACCACCGAAGTGCAGCGCAGCGAAGCCCGCTACCGGGCGATAGTCGAAGACCAGATCGACATGGTGTGTCGCTATCTGCCGGGCGGTATTCTGACCTTCGTCAACCGGGCGTACTGCACCATGTTTAACACCACGGACGATGAGATCATCGGAACCTCCTGGTTTTTGCAACTGCCCGAACCGGAACGGACACGCCTTCAACAGCATGTCGCATCGATCCACCACGGAATGCCGATCGGGTCCATCGAAATGTTCATGACGCTGCCAAGTGGCGGCGTCCAGTGGATCAGTTGGGTAACCCGCATGCTCTTCGACGAGATGGGCAACTTTGTCGAATATCAGACTGTCGGGCGCGACATTACGCAGCTCAAGCAGGCTGCAGAACAACTCCGCCAGACGCTGGAGCGCGAGATGGAGCTGAATGAGCTGAAGTCGCGCTTCGTCTCGATGGCCTCGCACGAATTTCGCACGCCGCTGGCCGTGATCCAGTCCACGAGCGACCTGCTGAAGCACTACGGCAGCCGCATGAACGGAGCCGAGCAGGCCGAGAGCTTCAGCCGGATTACGTCCAGTATCAATACCATGATCGAGCTGATGGACGACGTGCTGACGGTCACCATGTCCGAGAGCGGCAAGCTGGAGTTTCGCCCGACTCTCGTCAACCTGAGAGCGTTCTGCCAGGAGCGAGTAGCCGAGTTCCAGCAAACGATCGGGAGCCAGCACCAACTGGACTTCACCGCGTCGGGCAATTGCACCCACATCATCACCGACAGCAAGCTGCTGCGGCACATCGTCGGCAATTTGCTCTCGAATGCGATCAAGTATTCGCCTGCCGGAAGCCGCGTGTCGCTGGAAATGACCTGCACACCGAACGACATCATGCTGCGCGTCGAAGACGAGGGTATCGGCATCCCCAGCGCAGACCAGGCGCACCTGTTCGAGCTGTTTCACCGGGCCTCGAACGTAGGAGGCACGCCGGGCACGGGGCTGGGGCTGGCCATCGTCAAGCAGTCGGTCAACCTGTGCCGGGGTAGCATCACTTTTGAGAGCGAGGTCGGGCGCGGCACCGCGTTCACCGTGACGCTGCCACAGCCCGCCAACTGGGAGTCTGACCGGTAA